TCCTCGACGTTGACGTTGCGGATATAGCCGGACACCTTGGGGGCCACCAGCGTATAGTCGGCGGTGACCACTGCATCGGTGGTGCTGTAGTCGTGACGGTTGCTGAATGACCAGATGGCAAAAGCACAGGCCAGCAACAGCAACAGCAGCAGCGCCAGGATGAATGTCCGTTTGGCAGGTGTAAAACTCATAGTTAGGATCTCGATGTTTTAGGAGCTAAAGGTAACAGCGTTTGCGGCGGGTAGACGCGTTTTGGCAGCCAGAGGGTCAGCAGTACCAGCAACAGCGCGCAGCCGATGATCAGTAAATAGGCATCGCTGATGCCGAGGATCAGCGCCTGATGTTTCACCAGCGTTGAAAAATGGCCGAGGTTTTCCGCCGAGCTGACGGTGCCGTCGGGCAGCAGCGGCGTACTGTAGCCGGCGCTGTCGCCGGTGGCGGCGGTCATCAGCCATGGGCGGTTGCCCAGTTGGTCGACCAGAATGTGCGAATGGAACTGCTCGCGCCGGTCGAGGAAGTGGGTGACGAATACGCCGGCCGCCACGCTGGAAAAACCGCGCACGGTATTGAACATGGCGGAGGCGAACGGCCCTTCCGGCGGCGCCACCACGCTGGTTGAGCCCATCAGGATCGGCAAGATCATCATCGGCTGGCCGAACGCCTGCAGCGCCTGGATTAGCCAGAAGTTCTGCCGCGCCCATTCGGCGGTCAGCTGCATGCCCATCAGGCAGGAGAGCATCATCGCGCCGGCGCCCAGGGCCAGCATCCAGCGGCTGTCGACCCAGCGCCAGTTCAGCAGCATGGCGATAAACGGCGCGATAATCAGCTGCGGCAGGCCGACGGCCAGCGCCAGCGGTGCAAACTGGGTGGTGCGGAACCCTTCCACCTGTGCGAAATAGGCGGACGGCAGTGACGAGCCGGACAGCGACAGCGTCAGCACTGCGGCGAGCGCCAGCAGGCCGAAAGCCAGGTTTCTGCGTTCCAGCATCTGCAGCTTGAACAGCGGCAGCGGGTGAAACCACTCATTAATCAGGAAAACGACCAGCAGCGCGGCGGAGGCCAGCAGCATGGCGCCGATCAACGGCGAATTCAGCCAGTCCAGCCGTTCCCCCTGGGTGAGCGCCAACAGCAGCAGCGCAATACCGCTGCAGCCGGTCAGCATGCCGAACAGATCGGCCTGCTTCAGCCGCTCCAGCCGCAGCGGATCCTGCGGCAGCCCCCAGCCGATCAGCAGGGCGGCGATCAAACACAGCGGCACCACCTGCCAAAAAGCGAACTGCCAGCCGACGCTGTCGGTCCACAGCGCCGTCAGCGATGCGGCGACGTTAGGCCCGAAGGTGGCGGTCAGCGCATAGGCGGCCAGGCCGTACAGTTTTATTTGAGGCGGCAGAAAGCGCAGCGCCACCGTCATCAGCAGCGGTGGCAGTGCGCCGCCGAACAGTCCCTGAATCACCCGCAGGGTAATAAACGGCGCGGCGCCGGTGGCGAAGGGCTGCAGTATGCCCACCGCAGCGAAGCCGGTGATGACGATCAGGGCGAAGCGCCGCAGGGAAAAGGTGACGGCCAGCCAGGGCGCTACCATCATCGCCGCCACTTCGGCGGCCTGATAGGCGGAGGTGATCCAGCTGCCCGTGTCATAATCAATGCCGATCGCCGCGCGGATATCCGCCAGCGCCAGACTGGAGATACGATCGTTCAATCCGGACGTCAACGCGGCAATCAGCACGCCGACTAACCCCAGCGCTAAACGCAGGGTAAAAGGGTGCGGCGGCGGCGCGGCCGCAGGCTGGGTTGTCATATGAGTACTCCAGAGAGGGGAATTAATCGATGCGGTGTACTGTATTGTGATACAAGTCGCGATTTATATTATATTGTGATGCATTGTATTGCAATGTGGTACAGTGCGCGCGTCAAAGCATGAGTGTTACAATGGACGTGAACCGCACGAAAAGGAAAAGTGTTATGTCTGAATCGCCAATAGCCCGCGACGACGAAAGGACGAGGGGTATTCAGGTCATCGCTCGCGCAGCGAAGATCCTCAACGCGTTGGGCGAAAAGCCAAACGGTATGAGTTTGGGCGAGATCGCCCAGCGGGTCGATCTGCCGCGTTCTACGGTGCAGCGTATTGTCGGCGCGCTGGACGATGCTCAGCTGGTACGCAGCCACGGCAGCGTCGGCGGGGTACGTCTGGGGCCGGCGCTGCTGCGTCTGATTACCAACGTGCATACCGACGTGGTGGCGATCGCCCAGCCCTGGCTGCAGGCGCTGAGCGATGCGACCGGGGAAACCGTGTCGCTGGCGCGGGCCAACGGCCTGCAGCTGGCGGTGGTGCACTATATTGTTGCCGAGCGCGAGCTGCGCGTGGTGCCGCGGTTGGGCATGAACCTGCCGCTGTACAGCACCTCCGGCGGCCGGGCGCTGCTGGCGCTGGATAACGACGATGCGGCCCGCACGCTGCTGGGTGAGGCCTACCCGGCGATTACTGATTTAACGGTGCGTGATTTTCCCGCGCTGATGACGCGTCTGGCGGAGATTCGCCGAACCGGGCTGGCTTACGATCGCGGTGAGACGCTGGAAGGCATCTCCACCATGGCGGTGGCGATCGACACCATCCTGGGGCGTTTCTCCATCAGCCTGTTGATCCCCGGCCCGCGCCTGCAGAAAAATGAGGCGCATTACCGGACTGAAATTCTGAAGTGCAAAGAGGCGCTGATCGATGAAATCGGCAAAGTGGCGCTGCGTGATGAATAGGAGCCTGAGATGAAAACGTTGTTGGTGGCGGTGGATAATTCGGACGCGACGCAATATGTATTGGCCCTGGCCGCCGAACAGGCGCGGGCGCAGCAGGCGCAGGTGCTGGCGGTATGCTGTATTGATGCGGGTTATGCATTGTTGGTGAACGGCGATGAAGAGGGCGGCGAAGACCCGGCCGATTTTGCCTATGCCAATGACGAGCAGCAGGCGGCTGAAACGGTGGTGCGGCAGGCGCTGGCGGTGCTGAGCGAGGCCGGCGTCAGTGCCAGCGGCAAGGTGCTGGTCGGCGAGCCGGCGGAAGCGATTGTCGCGGAAGCGAAGGCGCAGAAGGCGGCGATGATCGTGATGGGGCGTCGCCAGATGTCATCCTTTAACCGCCTGTTGAAAGGTTCGTGCAGCGTGGCGGTGGTCGAACATGCGCCTTGCCCGGTGCTGATCGACGTGCGCATTGACGAATAACCTGCGGTGGGCCAGGCCCACCGCACTCCTGCCTTACCCGACCAGCTGCTTACCATAATCAAACAGCGCTTTTAGCTGCGCCATTTTGGCGTTGTCGCCTTCATGCAGGTTATACAGCGCTTCCAACTGCAGAATATAGGCCTGCACCCGCTCGGCGTTGAGCACTTCCCGACGGTGCTGCAGCCAGCGTTGTTGTTCGGCATCGTCCAGCGTGTTCGGATAGTTGCGTGCGCGGTAGCGGAACAGCAACTCCTTCATGCGGCCGTCGCCAAAGGCCAGATCCAGCGCCGGCAGGTTTTGCGGCTTGGTTTGCAAAATGATTTTCATCGCCGCTTTATCGGCATCGCTGAAGAAACCATCGTACAGTTTGGCGTCGACGTCGTCGGCCGGGGTGAAGGGCTCCGCTTCGGCATACAGCGCTACCACTTTCTCGCGGACTTCCGGGTGCTGACGCAGAATCTGCAGGTTATCCAGGCAGGCCTGGCGATCGATGCCCAGCCGTTCGGCATTTTCCGGCAGCAGGGTTTTGGCCGGCGCCAGCACCGGGCATTTATTGATATGCACCAGTTTGATCGGCGCCGGCGGCTGATCGGCCGCCAGCTGGTCGCGGCGGGTATATAAGCGTTCGCGCAACTGATCGGCATTCAGATCCAGCAGCGGGGAGATGTCGCCGGCCAGATCGCAGACGATCACCGCATTTTTATTCTCCGGGTGCCAGGCCAGCGGCGCGATCCAGCTGGTGTTGCTGCGTGCCGCGCCGAACATGCCGGAAACGTGCACCAGCGGCGTCATCTCGGCAATGTCGATCAACGCATTCAGCTTGTGCTTGTTGCGGTGCTGCAGCAGGTAGTCGAACAGGCGCGGCTGCGCCTGCTTCAGCAGCTTGGCCATGGCAATGGTGGCATACACGTCCGACATCGCGTCGTGCGCCTGTTCATGCTCGACGCCGTTGGCGCGGGTCAGGTGCTCCAGACGGAAGCTGGGGAAGCCCTCGTCATTTTCCGGCCAGACAATTCCCTCTGGCCGCAGAGCGTAACAGGCGCGCATCACATCCAGCAGATCCCAGCGTGAATTACCGTTTTGCCAGCTGTAGGCATAAGGATCGTGGAAGTTGCGGTAAAAAATATTGCGGCTGACCTCATCGTCGAAACGAATATTGTTGTAGCCGAGGATACAGGTGCCGGGAACGCTGAAGGCTTCGTTGATCTGACGGGCAAACTCGGCTTCGCAAACGCCTTTGGCCAGCGCCTCCTGCGGCGTAATACCGGTAATCATCACCGCTTCCGGATCCGGCAGGTAGTCATCCGCCGGGGTGCAGTAGATCACCAGCGGCTCTTCGATGATATTGAAGTCCATATCGGTGCGCACGCCGGCAAACTGGGCTGGACGATCCAGCGACGGACTTTTGCCAAAGGTCTCATAGTCGTGGATGTAAAACGTATTCTGTCTGCTGTTGTTTTTCACTGTCTGAGCTTGTCCGCGTTTGTCATCTGATTGACAGATTTAAAGGTGTTTCACCCTTGATCCGCTGCGTTTGCTACATGGTAAACCATCTTCGGGCAGTCCAGAAGGGGAATGCGGCCGGTTTTGCTGCGCAGGTTCAGTCTAAAAGGAATTATCGATAGGTTGTATGGGGCAGCGCCCGAACATTGGTAGGAGGGCCTTTGACGTGCCTGAGAGGTTCATCGTGCTATGGAATATGAAACCATTCGGGTATGTGCATGAGTAGACCTCCTCCAAGTATTGAAAACGACTCATGGGATTTTTGAAGGCTATGAGGCAAGACTATCAATAAACATAAGGGTAAAACCAACGGAAATTAAAGTGGCCGCTACCATATGCATACTATAATACCTATTTATCCATGCCTTCAAAGGTTCGGGTAATGATTGCACATATTCATAGGAGATTTTTGGCATTTTGGTACCCCTCCCCAACTTAATAGTTTTATTTTTGAGAAGCTTCCTGAAAAATCCAACGACAAATAGGCTTGTAAAAAAACCGCCCTTGGAATAAACAACGTAAACATCCGGCATGATAAGATCACTGGATAAATACCGGGATAAAACCTCCTCATATCTTTTCTTTGTGAAACCAAAGTACACCATAATAAATATGAAAAAAGTAGTACCAGAGAAACCAAGCACTGTCCCGAAAAACATTAAATAGAAACTCATTGGCGATATCTCATCATTATTTTTAAACAATATCGGCAGCGTAATCACTATACTTTCTGCCCATATAGCCGTTAACAGCCCTCCTACCAGATAGCAATAATGGTTTTAGTCTCCGTCACGAGATAGGTAGCCAGTCGGGTAGATACATCAGCACCCCTCCCAAGAGCATTGAAAATGACCAGATTAAAAAGAGGTGAAAGTAGCGTTTAATCCAACGTGTTTCACTCTCTGGTAAAGCATTGACAAAATCGTAAGATTCATTCCCAAGGTACTCATTTTTGGACAGTTGAATGCGCTTTCGGGTCAGAAGCTGCCAAAAAAATATGGTAACGATCATGCTGCCAAAATATCCCGCGGAAGCGGCAAGCATATCAAATCGCCTCATAAACAAACCATGTGATAAATATTTTGAAATCGTGTTGTTATAATCTTTTTTTATGTAAGAAAAATAGGCAATGCTAAAAATAAAGAGCAACATCCCTAGGAAGGCTATTATTGTACCAAAATTTCTAACTGCATCACTCATAATTTACCTATGTTACTTAAACAAGATATCGGCCATGCCGCGTCCTACACCTCTACCAATAGCTTCACCTGCGGTGGTCCCAGCGTATGCTCCAATACCACTGCCTATGATGGCACATGCTACGCCGGCACTACCGGCCATAGGGGCACTGATAATTCCTAAGGCAACACAAACTCCACCCCCAGCCAGAGCTCCCCAGGTACCTCCAGCTGAACCTAATCCTACTCCGCCAACAAAGGCGCCGTATTCTTTGAAGGCAACATGACCGCATTCATTCTCGCGGCCGGTTGTACAGGCATGATACACGTCATTGGTCGTGCTGGTCGCTGATATTGCCAAACCCACCCATCCAGCATTCTTCATAAATTTAATGGCTCTGCTGGTTCCATCCAGATAAGTCGAATAACCTCTAATCGCGCCCACGCCAACCGTAGACCACTCATGGACAATTGAGCGGCTTGACAAATTCAGGGCGCTTTTGATGCTGTCATACGGACGCAGATTCAGGATTTTACGCGTTAGTCGGCTGAATACAGGTTTATCCAGCATCACTTTGAGCTCCCCAAACAGGCGATTCCGTTCGACAAAAAACTGCTGACCAATTAGCGTACCTTGGGTGCGGAACTGGTTCTGATAGGTAGCTTCTACTTTTCGCAATATTTCATCAATTCGTTCAAAGTAGCGTTTCCCTGAATCACTGGCGATGCCTAATCCGGTGCTGCTGCCATTAAGTATGGTGGCGAGAGTGTCGTAATTGCGCTGCAGAAATGTCGCTTGTTCGGCATCCACCTGCGCCATCGCTTTATTCACCTGGTTTTTGGCCCGGCGTAAATGGTGTAGGGCTGGGCCTTGGTGGGGGTTGTGCGGATCGGCAACGATCAGAATATGTCCCGGCTTCACCCATGGAGTATCGGCATTGAGCTGCAGGTAATAGCGGGCGGCTTCGCTGTTTGGGTTTCTGAACAGCATGTTTGCCTGCGAAGTGAGCGAACCAGGGGTTTCAACAACGCAGTAACCAGGTTCAATCCGTTGACGGG
The nucleotide sequence above comes from Serratia rhizosphaerae. Encoded proteins:
- a CDS encoding MFS transporter; translated protein: MTTQPAAAPPPHPFTLRLALGLVGVLIAALTSGLNDRISSLALADIRAAIGIDYDTGSWITSAYQAAEVAAMMVAPWLAVTFSLRRFALIVITGFAAVGILQPFATGAAPFITLRVIQGLFGGALPPLLMTVALRFLPPQIKLYGLAAYALTATFGPNVAASLTALWTDSVGWQFAFWQVVPLCLIAALLIGWGLPQDPLRLERLKQADLFGMLTGCSGIALLLLALTQGERLDWLNSPLIGAMLLASAALLVVFLINEWFHPLPLFKLQMLERRNLAFGLLALAAVLTLSLSGSSLPSAYFAQVEGFRTTQFAPLALAVGLPQLIIAPFIAMLLNWRWVDSRWMLALGAGAMMLSCLMGMQLTAEWARQNFWLIQALQAFGQPMMILPILMGSTSVVAPPEGPFASAMFNTVRGFSSVAAGVFVTHFLDRREQFHSHILVDQLGNRPWLMTAATGDSAGYSTPLLPDGTVSSAENLGHFSTLVKHQALILGISDAYLLIIGCALLLVLLTLWLPKRVYPPQTLLPLAPKTSRS
- a CDS encoding IclR family transcriptional regulator, which translates into the protein MSESPIARDDERTRGIQVIARAAKILNALGEKPNGMSLGEIAQRVDLPRSTVQRIVGALDDAQLVRSHGSVGGVRLGPALLRLITNVHTDVVAIAQPWLQALSDATGETVSLARANGLQLAVVHYIVAERELRVVPRLGMNLPLYSTSGGRALLALDNDDAARTLLGEAYPAITDLTVRDFPALMTRLAEIRRTGLAYDRGETLEGISTMAVAIDTILGRFSISLLIPGPRLQKNEAHYRTEILKCKEALIDEIGKVALRDE
- a CDS encoding universal stress protein, which produces MKTLLVAVDNSDATQYVLALAAEQARAQQAQVLAVCCIDAGYALLVNGDEEGGEDPADFAYANDEQQAAETVVRQALAVLSEAGVSASGKVLVGEPAEAIVAEAKAQKAAMIVMGRRQMSSFNRLLKGSCSVAVVEHAPCPVLIDVRIDE
- the sbcB gene encoding exodeoxyribonuclease I → MKNNSRQNTFYIHDYETFGKSPSLDRPAQFAGVRTDMDFNIIEEPLVIYCTPADDYLPDPEAVMITGITPQEALAKGVCEAEFARQINEAFSVPGTCILGYNNIRFDDEVSRNIFYRNFHDPYAYSWQNGNSRWDLLDVMRACYALRPEGIVWPENDEGFPSFRLEHLTRANGVEHEQAHDAMSDVYATIAMAKLLKQAQPRLFDYLLQHRNKHKLNALIDIAEMTPLVHVSGMFGAARSNTSWIAPLAWHPENKNAVIVCDLAGDISPLLDLNADQLRERLYTRRDQLAADQPPAPIKLVHINKCPVLAPAKTLLPENAERLGIDRQACLDNLQILRQHPEVREKVVALYAEAEPFTPADDVDAKLYDGFFSDADKAAMKIILQTKPQNLPALDLAFGDGRMKELLFRYRARNYPNTLDDAEQQRWLQHRREVLNAERVQAYILQLEALYNLHEGDNAKMAQLKALFDYGKQLVG